From the Mangifera indica cultivar Alphonso chromosome 10, CATAS_Mindica_2.1, whole genome shotgun sequence genome, one window contains:
- the LOC123227779 gene encoding auxin-responsive protein SAUR64-like translates to MVNSKNLFKMPRNWQNFAAFRRKRSSLSRNEGSDGNTSPLLAHKGHLFVYTTDQKRFSIPLVYLQKKIFRELLRLSAEEFGLQIDGPITLTCDALFMDYIVMLIEQGAPEHLEKALLMSIATSCCTSISLFQDEKSSKQLLVCSC, encoded by the coding sequence ATGGTCAATTCCAAGAACCTGTTCAAGATGCCCAGGAACTGGCAAAATTTTGCTGCATTCAGAAGGAAGAGAAGTTCACTATCAAGAAATGAAGGCAGTGATGGCAATACTTCACCTTTGCTTGCTCACAAGGGTCATTTGTTTGTCTACACTACTGATCAAAAACGCTTCTCGATTCCTTTGGTGTACCTTCAAAAGAAGATTTTTAGAGAACTATTAAGACTGTCTGCAGAGGAGTTTGGGTTGCAAATTGATGGACCTATTACTTTGACATGTGATGCATTATTTATGGATTACATTGTCATGTTAATTGAACAAGGTGCGCCCGAACACCTAGAAAAAGCATTGCTAATGTCAATTGCTACGAGCTGCTGCACATCTATATCCCTTTTCCAGGATGAGAAATCAAGCAAACAATTACTTGTTTGCAGTTGCtga
- the LOC123228380 gene encoding auxin-responsive protein SAUR64-like: MISPKKLIKLAKKWQKLAASKRKRISLPTTTGVVEAESCSASSMAEKGHFVVYTTDQRRFEIPLNYLKNNIIRELFAMAEYEFGFPSGGPITLPCDAVFMEYVVSLIQRHVVEALEKALLMSLATGHCLPTSSFCGEQRNQQSLLYGF, encoded by the coding sequence atgattagTCCAAAGAAGCTAAtcaaattagcaaagaagtgGCAGAAACTGGCTGCAAGCAAGCGAAAAAGAATCTCATTGCCCACAACCACTGGGGTTGTTGAAGCAGAGAGTTGCAGCGCATCTTCAATGGCTGAGAAGGGTCATTTTGTTGTATACACTACCGATCAAAGGCGCTTTGAGATTCCCTTAAACTAtcttaaaaataacattatcaGGGAGCTTTTTGCAATGGCAGAATATGAGTTTGGATTTCCAAGCGGTGGACCTATCACATTGCCTTGTGATGCAGTTTTCATGGAGTATGTAGTCTCTTTGATTCAAAGGCACGTGGTAGAAGCTTTAGAGAAGGCATTGCTTATGTCCTTGGCTACCGGTCACTGTCTGCCAACTTCAAGTTTCTGTGGAGAGCAAAGGAACCAACAATCACTGCTCTATGGCTTCTAA